The genomic interval ttatttgcttGTAGGTAAGGATTAGATGCTAATTTTTTCTTGAAGACGGAAGCTTTACAATTAAATGGACAAGATGTATTTGTTTTACattttttgagattgttatATATCTTAGTAAGACACTAATTTTATCATTTCCGTAATAGTTTGAGGTGGACATgaaatagttatatttattttatatgctTATAAGACTTGATATTAATTTTCAATGAATCTATTTTGTGTTGCttactaaatatatttattttattttgtatttactttgtaaaaaatattaaattatcgatcatcaagagtttgtatttaaaccaaaataataaagataatgaCTTCAGCTCACAACAGAATATATATGTGAGTAGTTGCAGTTGGTTTGAATAAGTAATAGTTGGTTTATCAAACAACCTACTTATCTCTCTAAATTGGTGTAATAGGACACATATTTTTCTTCTATCGCTCTGCCAAACCTGATGACGCTATTCCgtgttaaataaaatttcttagctacttttcaaaaagaaaaataacccAAAGTGCTTATATTCTTATATTAGACCCTTTTTGCATGAGGGTAGAAACTTGAGAAAATATTTGAAGAGATCATCACTTGTCACACAAACAAATTAACATGAAACTAGATGTGGTACTAATTATTATAGTAGCCATCATTTTTGGAATTGGTCTTGATGGATACCATTGCAAGATGGTGCAGTTCATTTTTGGAGACTCTCTCTCTGATGTTGGAAACAATAAGTACCTATCCAAAAGCCTTGCTCAAGCAAGTTTGCCTTGGTATGGTATTGATTTGGGAAATGGACTTCCTAATGGAAGGTTCTGTAATGGTCGTACAGTTGCTGATATAATAGGTAATTCTTTTACTAATCCGTCttatgcattttatttttgtcctaaaattttgattcttttaaataataagataaaattaatgatgtgttttttttttcttaaaaagtcaaaactatatattaaatgaattttatttgtaCTTAATAAatgaagagtaaaaaaaaattaaatttatctaaatttactatttattaGTATGTGTGTTTAAGATTAAAAGAACTAAAGTTCATGGGGTGAAGGgagtaattaataacatatgcacataatttgAGACTAGTAACTACACAAGACATTCACATGTTAAATGTTTTTTTACATTacgtcaaataaatttattaacacATTTAAAATTAGAGATTCTTCTGTAATTTAGAAACGGTAAATATCAAAGGTTTCATAGATTAACACATCTAAAATTAGAGTTTCttctataatttaaaaataaggtagttttttttttttaatactaagaAATGAGATAAAGTAATCCTTCAACTTAGTCTCTAAACTATGATTTTGGGTCCCAAGTTTATCACTTTCTCTCAATTTTAAAAGTAACATAGAGACTAACTTGGTAGATTAAAAATAGTGTAGGACTAATTATTTACTTGTTCCATAATAGTTGATCTATTTGAccatttcaaacaaattaaaaaaatgtataactaAAAAGGAAAAATTAATACTTTTGCTAAATTACCATGATGTAGGATTGGTTTATTTAccattattgaaaaatattaaattgaaagagatgtatataataatagttatagttgaaaaaatataattcatatcATATTGAAAATGACTGTAATTGTcgattaagtttttttttcaaatagttTTCAATTATTGTACAATCACTTAGTAACGAAATCCGCAGTTGAATGGTGAGtaatagattttattttaagttgtaTTTGAAAACTAAATTGATGAAATGATACTTGAAACTGAGAGAGTATATTGCTCTGTTCTGTTGATTATTCTAACTGCTACCTCATGCTATGATCATACTAATATCATTTACATATTTAGGTGACAACATGGGGCTTCCTAGGCCTCCTGCATTTCTGGATCCATCTTTAAGTGAAGATGATATTTTGGAAAATGGAGTGAACTATGCTTCAGGAGGTGGTGGCATATTGAATGAAACTGGCAGTTATTTTGTAAGATtgcaattattaatttttgtgttgttttaaTAGATATGGCTATTTAATAACCATAGAAAGTCACTAATGAAAAATCATTCCTTTCGCAGATTCAAAGGTTTTCTCTCTACAAACAAATTGAACTGTTTCAGGGGACACAAGAACTAATTAGAAGCAAAATTGGAAAAGAGGAGGCAGAAAAGTTTTTTCAGGGAGCTCGTTATGTTGTTGCTTTAGGAAGCAATGACTTTATCAACAATTACTTGATGCCTTTGTATAGTGATTCATGGACATTCAATGATGAAACATTCATTGATTACTTAGTAGGAACACTTCAAGAACAACTGAAGGTTTATATTTAATCTATTATGGCACAATCATTTCTCTGTGTTTTATTTACGAAATCTTGACAGTTAAATGAAAATCAGACTACTCATACTTTAAATTAGCTATAGAatacatttcaaaatattataaattagcTATAGAatacatttcaaaatattaggCGTAGAGTTGTCAATTTCACATGTTCAATAATTATTGACTTCAGGCAACATGTTAGAGAGgtcaaaaaaatttcatagtttaaaatgtcttaaaaaaaagtcccaaagtaaaaaaaatccCTAAAATTTTGTAGATTTAATAGAGTCTATGGGtcaactttttcaaaaaaatatgatatttttttggaataaaattttgaaattttaattttaaaatttttcccATAAAAATGAggtttacaaatttttttcaaaattttttgaatcgagaaaaatatattttagatattttagagaaatttttctgatattttttcaagataaataaatttcgaaatttttaaaaaaataatatctcaaTTAACAAAAGATTAGATCTACAAACTTCTCACTTAaatccataaaaaataataaaataatgaattaaaactttaaaaaaatcattttaatagaAGGTCCAATATTATAAGCTTAATAGACAATTTTTTATAAGGactttgaattttgaaactttattGTCAGTTCTGTGCGGTTGTTGAGAATGCTTAACaacctttttttttgttatgctTTTATGATATTTAGCTACTGCATAGCTTAGGAGCAAGACAACTGATGGTGTTTGGGCTAGGCCCAATGGGCTGCATTCCCCTTCAGAGAGTACTTACTACATCTGGTAATTGTCAAGAAAGAACAAACAAGTTAGCTATTAGCTTTAACAAAGCTTCAAGCAAGGTAGTAAATGACTTAGGGAAGCAACTTCCCAATTCAAGCTACAGATTTGGAGATGCATATGATGTGGTTAATAATGTGATTAGCAACCCAAGCGAGTTTGGTAAGTAAATATATGATTTCCTAACtagacaaatttattttatttttttaattatagatgcgattttaatttgatgttactttctaatttcaaaattttatataatcgATAGAGtaaataattgttaaaatagtaaaaataagatCACTAAACAGTTATTTCaatcaaattaacaaaaactaaatataataacttttatttattttattttttataataacttttatttactcaattaacaaaaactaaatatagttatttcgttacaaatatatttagatactatttaattactttggaaaaatattgtattttcactttttaaaatgtattgttaatttttatttttattagacaATTGTGAAGTAaacaattttcatttaaaataaaataaataatactaattaataaaataacattcatagtaaaataataaataataaaataacattttcgaAAAAGACCCTCTCCAACATGAATTTTACCCACTCATTCATGAGGAGGGAATTCAATAACGAGGATTTCCATTAAACTCTCTCCTGTCAATATTGACGAGACACAATCACATctcagtttttttttctttctttctcaatactccattttccaaaaaataattatcaatctACTTTCTTTTCAAAACTTTATATCAATATATcacttctttttcttcttttcaagTCGTTAACGCGACATCCTTAagtcatttttcaaaaaaaaaaaagcattaattttttataaattaaaatatatatatatatatatatatatatatatatatatatatataatttataaaaatatataaacacaaattttaaattatatagattaaaacaacacaaaaattaatagaaataaatcAACCGACATAGTCTGCATTTTCTTgacactttttaaattttttggcaATACACTTCGTTATCACTTTTTCATACCGCTGGATAGCAAATTTGTTAGTAATATATAcataagaagaaataaaataatagaaataaattaacgttttaatatattatatcattaacGGTCATGTAATCAATTTTTAATCGATATCTAGTGGTATATAACGAGATGTATCACcaaatttcatattattttataggctaaattacatccacggtcccttaacttaatttcaattaatgttttagttttttttttccctgatttgataatttattttaattttaaatgacaatttaatatttaatattttaaaatgtcaacaatgttatcctttttttacaaaagttcaaaaaaaaaatcatcaaaattttcaaacaaaacccataaaattaataatcatcttcaatataatgcaaatttcatcatatgcataactcaactattcaaataaactcatatttttatcgccaataacatcaaataaagaatgagaatatgagtttatttaaagatttaagttatgaatttgattaaatttgcattttattgaagataataatgaattttatgggttttgtttgaaaatttgatgatttttttgaatttttgtaaaaaaaaggacaacattgttgacattttaaaacataaaatatcaaattgtcacttaaaattaaaataaaggacggattcgagaagaaaaaaaagataaaggattaaaacgttaattaaaattaagttaagggaccgctggtgcaatttagcctattttataatatcaaaaagTGCCAAGAAAATGCGGACTATGTCGGTACTCGAAAACATTATTCAAATGTTACATGCAACTCTAGTCaatctatgtaatttaaaatttgtttttatgtattttttatgaattatgttaattatatatatatatatatatatatatataatttttttaatttgaaaaaaaattgaaacttcttttttttttttgaaaaataacttaaagAAACGCGGATTTTCTTAAGAAAGTCGCCATTTACAAAGGCGACTTAAGGAAGTCATCATTTACAAATGCTTTTtgtaagagagaaaaaaaaaagatatatttatatattgttttgaaAATGGAGTATAGATTGATaagtttttttagaaaataggtTATTAGAAAACAAAAACCCTCACATggctcatatttttattaaaataacatttggcatattgtaaaaataaatattatgttaatctCTATTGTAAAACCAATTTAGTAAGCACTTAAAACTTTGAATGTAGGATTTGAAAACGCAGACTCACCATGTTGCTCCTTTGGGAAGATTAGACCTGCTCTTACATGTATACCAGCATCAACATTGTGCAAAGATAGAAGCAAGTATGTGTTTTGGGATGAGTATCATCCATCAGACAAGGCTAATGAGCTAATTGCAAATGAACTCATCAAGAAATTTGGGTTTAAGCGTGTTGATCAAACAGAAGCTCCTTCACCATCACCTACTCCAGATGCTTAATTAATTGTAGTTTCTCTTGTCATTGAATTTGTTTTGTAATGAAAGCAAGTATCTTTGTGTTGCTTTGAGCACTCATACTTAATTTCTTGTTATGGTCTAAACTTGTAatcatacttaatttttttgtttttcatttgtcaaagtattcattttttattagatcaaaatattcatattaaaagAGGGCAAAAGCCTCAATACGGCACCTACATCAAATAGGCccactaaatatatatatgcctTTACTAATAAAGATTGAGTAAatgtttatagtttttttttttttgagtaaatAGTGATTTTATAGTGATTGAAATGAGAGTTTTTTGCCATTGATAAATCGAAGATTTTGATgcatagttttttaaaataataaattaaagatatatCTTTGTGTTGCTTTGAGCACTCAGACTTAATTTCTTGTTATGGTCTAAACTTGTAatcatacttaatttttttgtttttcatttgtcaaagtattcattttttattagatcaaaatattcatattaaaagAGGGCAAAAGCCTCAATACGGCACCTACATCAAATAGGCccactaaatatatatatgcctTTACTAATAAAGATTGAGTAAatgtttatagttttttttttttgagtaaatAGTGATTTTATAGTGATTGAAATGAGAGTTTTTTGCCATTGATAAATCGAAGATTTTGATgcatagttttttaaaataataaattaaagatatttttatgaattaaagaTCTATTTGTCGACTAATGCATATTAAAAAagatcatttaaaaaaacattatttcattgtttataaaaattacacTAAGTTTTTACAATTTATCGTTCAATATTCActattatgaataataaaaatttagaaaaaataaattttatttcgctaacatttttagtaaataatatttagttattataattttttaataataggaaacaatttaaaaaaaaaagctcatttaattgttaattaaaagACTAAATGTACCACGACATGTCGAATTACCAAATGTACCGTAGAAATTCTCCCTTGAAGTTGTACCTTCAAATTCACAAAATAGCTAAGTCTAGATgatatgttgtgttgattttcattttcattcttgCAAATGCTACTTGAATAAGAAAGAGTTCATGAAAAAGAATTTTATAGCATGCATAAGATTAGTGGAAGGGTTGAATATGGAAGATCTTCTGGGGCTCTATAGAGGTGTGCCTAGTGATCTATCTTGCAAGGTTTGAAGTGAGATCTTCATCTTGAAAATAATAGAAGAGATTTGTGTGTATGTAACAAACACTAACGAGTTTtgtaaatattcaaaattaaaaaaattaaagaaagtaACTATCATTCAATAGAATGAAGACCGAGTGTACTCCAAATGCAAGGAAGAAGTAGAGGAACCAATATAAATTTGTATTACTCTCTTATTCCCTCACCCTTGAATTTCTGTAATTTTACTTTGTTAATTGATTTCATTATAATTGGCATTTTATGGAATTTTCTATTTAGtgttaaattgataaataaaaaattataatattgaaagtttttgtttttgtatcaTATCTTGTTTTGACATGTTGAGTGAAAAATATgttgaataatattaaaatatgtggAATTTTCTGAATATTATGATATCTATGTGTTTTTATTAATTGTGATTCATTTAGTGTTGTTTGAGTTCTTTGCCAATTTGATTGaagtcaaaaatttaaaattcttggataaaattatgttttcttgtttgaattgtgatttgtTTTGTGTTGTTTGATTTCAATTCTATTGTACTTTTGAATACGAATTCCAATATGAATTTGTAAGCAAGTcaaataagtttcaaaatatgtttttctGTTGTGCGACTCGCAAAGCTTTCAAAACTGTTTTTGAAAGTTCAAACTATAGTAATCTATCTTCGAGGATTTGTGACAAATCATTTCATGAGTTATAAGTGGCTTCCCAATCTTGGTTCTATTTGTGGTACGATTCTAATTGGAAGTACCAGATTTGCTCAAATGCAAATACCTATTATTGATGTTTcaattaagaaaaagaaaaagaataattatcCACTAACTAGTTACATTAAGTCTACATATTGTTTAAGACATAGCATGAATATATGGTATTAACTATAACAAGAGTGACATAAACAATCGTGGCTTAGTGATAAATGTTTATGTGAGATCCATAGAAAATATAATGTCAACTAATGAACAAGAGATTATGTTTACTAGTAAAAGAGAGAATCATAATTAAGAAGAAAAGTAATGTTGATAAAGCCCTATGTAATATCATATTACTAAGTGAAATTTAATCTCTGAATAAGAAGATAAATCACATATGCAATGTTAGAACAAAATGAATCGAGTCCAAGCGTTTGATGAGTAATTATATAGAAGTGATGAGAGGAAACATCAAAATGGATGAAATGTCCAAAGACAAATGAAATGATCAATCATGTAATTAGAAGACAACGAACAAGACATTTATCTAGTCTACAATCGTTTGACACTAAAGATCAACAAAGACCAACAAAGATCAAGTCGGCTCTACTACAATGATCTACAAAGCAATTGTTTCCTTTAGAATCACATTCCTTTGTAACAACAAGAGACCATTACAAAAGACTTTAGTACTACACCAACGGTAACATGTGTCATATGATGGATTGTCAATTATTTTGATCAAGTGATGTAACTCAACTACACGAGAATTAAAGCAAATGTCAAATTCTATGGAAGAAGTACAATGTAGTCGAAATACTTACACATTAAAAAGGTGTAAAGTCAAACAACTACTTTTATGAAGAAAACAGGCTATGCTAATACCTAATTACTCTTTTTCTTAAGGGATACACTTTCAAAGTTATAAAAATGAACTTCTTCAAATTGAAGAAATTGACCATAATGTCCAACTTGTGACAATTATGTCCAAGTGAGAATGAGAGGAAAAGATCTCAAATGTTGGTAATAACATTCATATCATATGGCAAGTTTAAATGATCTAATATAGAGAAAGAGAAGGCACGTAGATATTTGAAAGAACATTTAATTAAAAGCCTTAAACATGAGTGTCAATTGTAATATCATTTCTTTTAAGAGTTATTATCTCtctttaaataaatcaagtagagTCACAAACTAGTTTTGAATGAATTTGCTACTTGGATTGATATAGGATTTGACTTTTGTAATATGCTCTCAATGATACATAGAATCCTAGAAATAACTTTGTATTAAATTAGATACAAATACATGTTGGAACTAAGTTGGTCCCTCGAATAATTCCTTGTGTGTTTTGATGTTACAAAAGTACTttgtgagaataatttattacaCTAATGATTTCATTAAGTATGTAGAATTAAGAACAAGAAAATCAGACGATATAACCAAAGGATACGACCAGAGGAAGTCAATAGAGGAAATAAAAAGGTTAGAGGAATGAAATCAAATCAATCAACAAAATTCGAAAAAAAATGAACGCGCTGAAAACGTTCGTGCATCTGCCTCTGATAGCGTGCTTCAGGTAGTTCAATGTGTTTATGCATTAGCCTCTAAAGATTGAAGTGTGCTTCTGGTTAGTATGCCTCCGATGATTCTGCGTGTATGACTCTAAAGATTCAGGGTACCTCTAAAGAATTATGTGCTTCTGAAGATTTATCGTGCCTCTAAAGAATCATGTGCCTCTGATAATTCAGTGTGCCTCTGAAGAATTACGTGTTTTGAATATTCaacattttttctaaaaaaattgtgCCTCTGATGGAAAGTAATTATAAGATGCCTTTGATAAATAGTAATTGTAGGATGTCTTTGATGAACAATAATTGTAGGATGTCTTTGATGAACCGTGACAGTAGAGTGCCTCTAATGAATATTAATTATAGCATATCTCTAATGAATAGTATTTTTGATCATGTGTCTTTGAAGTCTAAAGCCACTGTTCGAGTCTGCATATGAAGCATATATTTCGCTGACTCTAGAACTGCAATTCATTTAGAGTGTTGTCTCTTATACGCAACACAATATGAGTTGCACTGACTCTGATAATGCAACAAAGGTGAAGTTGCtcatgccactaattctaagtcatacAGTTTTGCATCTTCCTCTGACTATGATTATTCAAGCATCACAACATCTAATtccaacaatcaagtcaatgaCTATCAAGAATAAAAGGCAATGATTCTGAAGGAGTAAAGTCAATGACTCTACTTGACAATCAAAAGCTCTGATAGAGTGAGCAACATATTGAATTTGACTTAGCCGTATTCTTACTTCTAAAGGTCCAAGAACATGCCTAGATTTTTTTCCGCCAAAATTCATCAAGCGTATGAAGGAAGACTCAAGcgaatcaattttaaaatgtaatttgaACAAATATGCATGATATCATTCAagaagaattgctcatatcAGATTGGGAAATAAAAAAGTTTCTAACAGTCAATGTGAATTTGGAAGAAATCTCTATTGACCAATCAATGTGAATTGctcaatcaaaatattatttggaAGAAATCTCTATTGACCAATGTGAATTTGAGATACAATTCAGAAACTCGGCAATAAATTCATGAATCCTAAAAACAAAAGCAATTTAAAAAACCTCAAGATCTAAATATTTTCTACAtatttagagtttaaggttttTAGTTCTAGAAAAGCACTCgtcaaagtaaaatattttaagtattgTAGTATGAAAAATCATTGTATCAAATCCGCTTAGTAGAAGCAGAACCTTGTAAATTGCCCAATATTGTAAGTAATGCTCTTAAAATATCATAAGTGGGATATATCCTTAAGGCCTAGTTTAATTGACAAATGTcaatattgttaggttgaacGTCTTGTCTCGTGTTCGATCTCAGAACCTCACAGTTGTGTGAGTTTATTATGGTGGAATATACTATATTTAGTTtctaagataaaataaaaataaaaaattataaaaaaaagaaatggaaaATAATCAAAGTTATGTGTACaatacataattaatattttaatttatatttggatGTTTACATGTTGACTTGTGAAGTCCAAGAAAGGACTTAAACATgtgattaatttataattaacatAACAAGAAGCTTAGTCAAAGCTTCAATTATCTATGTTGTGGGTTATCTCATAAAGTTTGTAAATACACTTTCTAAATTcttcaataaaaattgtttatagtttaaatattttcatcGGAAAATTTAATCAATCAGAAGAGAACAACTAGGAAACTAAAActgaaattattttatgataaaaagcAAGTAGTAATTCATTATCAATCCCaacattattttgtatttttatcgtgaaaaataatactttgagtTCGTTCGTTATATACCGTCTCCAAAAAGgataatcaaatcaaaatatttttgaaagaaatatgAGACATAACACCTCTAATTAAGAATTAGTTATCGAAAGTTTAAGGGAAAATGAGACATgacacataaaatataaaaaataatagttcattcaatttgtcaaaaaaataattaaaaaaataatagtattcaagataaaaagtaaaacaaaaataaaaataatgataatataaaaacCAATGCTCacaaatatatctcaaatcaatgattgcaaaatatatatacatatatatgtttttttataggaagaaagtattctataatgattgaatgtttaaaacaaaataaaatgtatacaaacaatcactcatcttttttttaataatatttttagagtgaaaatcactcatttcattttaatctttttaattgtgtattCAAACActaactcatatttttttaatcatattttttagagtgaaaatcactcattttattataaactttTCAATCGTGCTGATATGTGAGAGATTACACAttggtaattagtattggtctgtgagaggctgtacaattatgatttacgtcCCTTCGATGaggttttggtttggaaattccggaatcatgtgcattggcatatacggattgcattagggtgtttgacacgcgagtcatgtttgttatacaaTGAggattttatatacatattcggttgttgttgtgattttccgtaattgctaagtgtgatgaTTGATTTTGTGTTGTAAGTGTTG from Cicer arietinum cultivar CDC Frontier isolate Library 1 chromosome 5, Cicar.CDCFrontier_v2.0, whole genome shotgun sequence carries:
- the LOC101501677 gene encoding GDSL esterase/lipase At1g74460-like; the protein is MKLDVVLIIIVAIIFGIGLDGYHCKMVQFIFGDSLSDVGNNKYLSKSLAQASLPWYGIDLGNGLPNGRFCNGRTVADIIGDNMGLPRPPAFLDPSLSEDDILENGVNYASGGGGILNETGSYFIQRFSLYKQIELFQGTQELIRSKIGKEEAEKFFQGARYVVALGSNDFINNYLMPLYSDSWTFNDETFIDYLVGTLQEQLKLLHSLGARQLMVFGLGPMGCIPLQRVLTTSGNCQERTNKLAISFNKASSKVVNDLGKQLPNSSYRFGDAYDVVNNVISNPSEFGFENADSPCCSFGKIRPALTCIPASTLCKDRSKYVFWDEYHPSDKANELIANELIKKFGFKRVDQTEAPSPSPTPDA